In the Salvelinus sp. IW2-2015 unplaced genomic scaffold, ASM291031v2 Un_scaffold3110, whole genome shotgun sequence genome, one interval contains:
- the LOC112075369 gene encoding integrator complex subunit 13-like — translation MNSHRAEPGMMFSVSHKTAFVVDHCPYMAESSRQQVECDVLTKSRGQGMIPLAPVSKSLWTCAVECSMEYCRILYDVYPLKKLINYIVSDSEFHILNSWRQEDQSTHEYFISIFERWMLIYQQGSNFVQHQFYDSKQSMLKLMSALAAVGPPNPQETLSVAASCTAWWQRWSHCLCKIMSTSTSTPTPHGHG, via the exons AACTCACACAGGGCTGAACCAGGGATGATGTTCTCAGTCTCCCACAAGACAGCCTTCGTGGTCGACCACTGCCCTTATATGGCAGAGTCCAGTCGGCAGCAGGTGGAGTGTGACGTGCTGACCAAGAGCCGTGGCCAGGGCATGATCCCGCTGGCCCCAGTGTCCAAGTCCCTGTGGACCTGTGCTGTGGAGTGCTCCATGGAGTACTGCCGCATCCTCTACGACGTTTACCCCCTCAAGAAACTG ATCAACTACATTGTGAGTGATTCAGAGTTCCACATTCTGAACAGCTGGAGGCAAGAGGACCAAAGCACTCATGAGTACTTTATTTCCATCTTCGAGAGATGGATGCTTATTTATCAACAGGGCAGCAATTTTGTACAGCACCAGTTCTATGATTCTAAGCAATCTATGTTGAAA CTCATGTCTGCTCTGGCAGCTGTGGGTCCACCTAACCCACAGGAGACCCTGAGTGTTGCAGCGTCCTGCACGGCCTGGTGGCAGCGGTGGAGTCACTGTCTGTGTAAGATCATGAGTACCAGCACGAGCACGCCCACACCTCATGGACACGGCTGA